Proteins from one Ranitomeya variabilis isolate aRanVar5 chromosome 1, aRanVar5.hap1, whole genome shotgun sequence genomic window:
- the SPAG8 gene encoding sperm-associated antigen 8 isoform X1, whose amino-acid sequence MEQPRVPRSLGLQEERATASLDAIHSAPGHAMEGEVHRHGHKGILSTQLLVDMSTTHQESYRKPESDYGRQRTGLKEEKIRKLLYHKFSQEILEELRSPLEETSVTESSSKRDYQVEGFLPKIPTPSKEYDYQMDQAKTFWMENANRITGVSDIRTRNSPFKRSSAFSTPISHYLDQSVPHSIENYPNM is encoded by the exons AGAGCTACAGCAAGCTTGGATGCTATCCATTCTGCCCCGGGACACGCCATGGAGGGAGAGGTCCACCGACACGGACACAAGGGCATATTGAGCACTCAGCTGCTGGTGGACATGTCTACAACACACCAGGAGTCATACAGGAAGCCAGAATCCGACTATGGCCGGCAGCGCACAG GCCTGAAGGAGGAAAAGATTCGGAAACTTCTCTATCACAAGTTCAG TCAAGAGATTCTTGAAGAACTGAGGTCGCCATTGGAGGAGACTAGTGTCACCGAATCTTCTAGTAAGAGGGACTATCAGGTGGAGGGTTTCTTACCAAAGATTCCCACTCCCAGTAAG GAATACGACTACCAGATGGATCAGGCCAAGACCTTCTGGATGGAGAATGCTAACAGAATCACT GGAGTTTCGGACATCAGAACTAGGAACTCTCCCTTCAAAAGGAGCTCAGCTTTTAGCACTCCAATATCACACTATCTGGATCAGTCTGTCCCACACAGCATTGAAAATTATCCCAACATGTAA
- the SPAG8 gene encoding sperm-associated antigen 8 isoform X2: MEGEVHRHGHKGILSTQLLVDMSTTHQESYRKPESDYGRQRTGLKEEKIRKLLYHKFSQEILEELRSPLEETSVTESSSKRDYQVEGFLPKIPTPSKEYDYQMDQAKTFWMENANRITGVSDIRTRNSPFKRSSAFSTPISHYLDQSVPHSIENYPNM, translated from the exons ATGGAGGGAGAGGTCCACCGACACGGACACAAGGGCATATTGAGCACTCAGCTGCTGGTGGACATGTCTACAACACACCAGGAGTCATACAGGAAGCCAGAATCCGACTATGGCCGGCAGCGCACAG GCCTGAAGGAGGAAAAGATTCGGAAACTTCTCTATCACAAGTTCAG TCAAGAGATTCTTGAAGAACTGAGGTCGCCATTGGAGGAGACTAGTGTCACCGAATCTTCTAGTAAGAGGGACTATCAGGTGGAGGGTTTCTTACCAAAGATTCCCACTCCCAGTAAG GAATACGACTACCAGATGGATCAGGCCAAGACCTTCTGGATGGAGAATGCTAACAGAATCACT GGAGTTTCGGACATCAGAACTAGGAACTCTCCCTTCAAAAGGAGCTCAGCTTTTAGCACTCCAATATCACACTATCTGGATCAGTCTGTCCCACACAGCATTGAAAATTATCCCAACATGTAA